In Pseudonocardia cypriaca, a single genomic region encodes these proteins:
- a CDS encoding sensor histidine kinase, which produces MRVEQGVDRRAWPVWTPEDPAATRRVRLRSAIAAAVFLVFLVRSVIQEWGLPAGSRVALVAVTGVYVVSYLLTLYLGPLQGPIVRTLAIGWLYLAGAAFTLVTADPSDLALLSYAVAAGIILLPLRWGMVLGLLTALALMVGTWAVDGAVDWSDTFVLLMMTAGLVTVTQLIRTVNQLRAAHDRIRALAVADERARVARDLHDVLGHSLTTITVKTGLARRILESGADPDRALTELSDAERLSRHALAEIRATVSGYRRPSLAAELAGAHEALRAADIAGDLPQAVDDVAEELREPFAFVLREGVTNVIRHSGATRCVVRMGPRCLEIRDDGRPADGVEAGSGLTGLTERMAAVGGRLTAEPLPGRGFRLCAEA; this is translated from the coding sequence GTGCGCGTCGAGCAGGGCGTCGATCGCCGGGCATGGCCGGTCTGGACCCCCGAGGACCCGGCGGCCACCCGCCGGGTCCGCCTGCGCAGCGCCATCGCCGCGGCGGTGTTCCTCGTCTTCCTCGTGCGCAGCGTCATCCAGGAATGGGGCCTGCCGGCCGGCAGCCGCGTCGCGCTCGTCGCGGTCACCGGCGTCTACGTCGTGAGCTACCTGCTCACGCTGTACCTCGGCCCGCTGCAGGGGCCGATCGTCCGGACCCTCGCGATCGGCTGGCTGTACCTGGCAGGCGCCGCGTTCACGCTGGTGACCGCCGACCCGAGCGACCTGGCACTGCTGTCGTACGCGGTGGCAGCCGGGATCATCCTGCTGCCGCTGCGCTGGGGCATGGTGCTCGGGCTGCTCACCGCCCTCGCGCTGATGGTCGGCACCTGGGCGGTGGACGGCGCGGTCGACTGGAGCGACACGTTCGTGCTGCTCATGATGACCGCCGGGCTCGTGACGGTCACCCAGCTCATCCGCACGGTCAACCAGCTCCGCGCCGCGCACGACCGGATCCGCGCGCTCGCCGTGGCCGACGAGCGGGCCCGAGTGGCGAGGGACCTGCACGACGTGCTCGGCCACAGCCTCACCACGATCACCGTCAAGACCGGCCTGGCCCGGCGGATCCTGGAGAGCGGCGCCGATCCGGACCGAGCGCTCACCGAGCTGAGCGACGCCGAGCGGCTGTCCCGCCATGCGCTCGCGGAGATCCGCGCCACCGTGTCCGGCTACCGACGGCCGTCGCTGGCCGCCGAGCTGGCCGGGGCCCACGAGGCGCTGCGGGCGGCGGACATCGCGGGGGATCTCCCGCAGGCCGTCGACGACGTCGCGGAGGAGCTGCGGGAGCCGTTCGCGTTCGTCCTGCGCGAGGGCGTCACCAACGTGATCCGGCACAGCGGCGCCACCCGCTGCGTCGTCCGGATGGGTCCGCGCTGCCTGGAGATCCGCGACGACGGCCGCCCCGCCGACGGGGTCGAGGCCGGGAGCGGCCTCACCGGGCTCACCGAACGGATGGCCGCGGTGGGCGGCCGCCTGACCGCGGAACCCCTGCCCGGCAGGGGCTTCCGCCTCTGCGCGGAGGCGTGA
- the pcaG gene encoding protocatechuate 3,4-dioxygenase subunit alpha: MSDLLTPSQTVGPFLSIGLTWSGGHLVVPEGSPGAIRISGIVRDGSGAPVPDGVIETWQADADGRFDHPDDPRGASGSGFAGFGRCPTDGEGRYQIVTVKPGALGDGQAPHIDVTVLARGLLDRLVTRIYFPDEAEANAADPLLSSLPPERAATLLAEPAGEGELRFDIRLQGEGETVFLQI; encoded by the coding sequence ATGAGTGACCTGCTCACCCCGTCGCAGACCGTCGGACCGTTCCTCTCCATCGGCCTGACCTGGTCCGGCGGGCACCTGGTCGTCCCCGAGGGCAGCCCGGGCGCGATCCGCATCTCCGGCATCGTGCGCGACGGCTCGGGCGCGCCGGTGCCCGACGGCGTGATCGAGACCTGGCAGGCCGACGCCGACGGTCGCTTCGACCACCCCGACGACCCGCGGGGCGCCTCCGGCTCCGGGTTCGCCGGCTTCGGCCGCTGCCCGACCGACGGCGAGGGCCGCTACCAGATCGTCACGGTGAAGCCGGGCGCGCTGGGGGACGGGCAGGCACCGCACATCGACGTCACGGTGCTGGCGCGTGGCCTGCTCGACCGCCTGGTCACCCGCATCTACTTCCCGGACGAGGCCGAGGCCAACGCCGCCGACCCGCTGCTGTCGTCGCTGCCGCCGGAGCGCGCGGCCACGTTGCTGGCCGAGCCGGCGGGCGAGGGCGAGCTGCGCTTCGACATCCGCCTGCAGGGCGAGGGGGAGACGGTCTTCCTCCAGATCTGA
- a CDS encoding glycoside hydrolase family 3 N-terminal domain-containing protein, whose translation MTVRKSLALALGVLVALLLTAVPAGATPPPPPPPPPLTGEHLGPDRLPHCADVVAAMSPRDQLAQRLMVGVEATDPRAVAENVRATQVGGIFIGGNATALLTDQALRGVQAMVRVPLAVAVDDEGGRVQRLDMLDGELPSARAMARSRTPEQVRALGEQRGREQLARGITMNLAPTVDVTGRSTAIGDRSFADDPDTVSRYAEAFVEGQRSAGVYTVLKHFPGHGRANGDSHKGRVTTPPLDEMRGDDLRPYATLLGPGGPLADGRTGVLVGHLDVPGLTKDLPSSLTPEAYNLLRDEIGFDGLVITDDLGAMDAVTDEFTLPEAVERALRSGADMALWSSGGRITPVLDHLEQANLDPAANAAAVSRVLRAKRVCS comes from the coding sequence ATGACCGTCCGCAAGTCGCTCGCCCTGGCGCTCGGGGTGCTCGTGGCGCTGCTGCTCACCGCGGTGCCGGCGGGCGCGACGCCGCCACCGCCCCCACCTCCGCCCCCGCTCACGGGTGAACACCTGGGACCCGACCGGCTCCCGCACTGCGCCGACGTGGTGGCGGCGATGTCCCCGCGGGACCAGCTCGCCCAGCGGCTGATGGTCGGCGTCGAGGCCACCGATCCGCGTGCGGTCGCCGAGAACGTGCGCGCCACCCAGGTCGGCGGGATCTTCATCGGCGGCAACGCCACCGCGCTGCTCACCGACCAGGCGCTGCGCGGCGTGCAGGCCATGGTGCGCGTCCCGCTCGCCGTCGCCGTCGACGACGAGGGCGGGCGCGTGCAACGCCTCGACATGCTCGACGGCGAGCTGCCCAGCGCCCGCGCCATGGCACGCAGCCGGACCCCGGAGCAGGTGCGTGCGCTGGGCGAGCAGCGCGGGCGGGAGCAGCTCGCGCGGGGCATCACCATGAACCTGGCCCCCACCGTCGACGTCACCGGGAGGTCGACCGCGATCGGCGACCGCTCCTTCGCCGACGACCCGGACACCGTCAGCAGGTACGCCGAGGCGTTCGTCGAGGGGCAGCGGTCGGCGGGCGTCTACACCGTGCTCAAGCACTTCCCGGGGCACGGTCGGGCCAACGGCGACTCGCACAAGGGCCGCGTCACCACGCCGCCGCTGGACGAGATGCGCGGCGACGACCTGCGTCCCTACGCCACCCTGCTCGGCCCGGGCGGCCCGCTCGCCGACGGGCGCACCGGGGTCCTCGTCGGGCACCTGGACGTGCCCGGGCTCACCAAGGACCTGCCCAGCTCGCTCACCCCCGAGGCCTACAACCTCCTGCGCGACGAGATCGGCTTCGACGGCCTCGTCATCACCGACGACCTGGGCGCGATGGACGCCGTCACCGACGAGTTCACCCTGCCCGAGGCCGTCGAACGCGCCCTGCGGTCGGGCGCGGACATGGCCCTGTGGTCGAGCGGAGGCCGCATCACCCCCGTGCTCGACCACCTGGAGCAGGCGAACCTCGACCCCGCCGCGAACGCCGCCGCCGTCTCGAGGGTGCTGCGCGCGAAGCGCGTGTGCTCCTGA
- a CDS encoding GtrA family protein encodes MARAVVAPARLRPRHPLFLQVARYVMVGGLGTGVNAATFLLLRTAGLDAVPASLVSLLVSTAVSTEANRRFTFGGTAVHPWRARVQIGGTVLFYAFYSSAVLLLLGLVVDAPTPVEETVALAAASVLGGVGRFLVMRYWVFGTGEAPVQPVAAKPGTVDAWDERA; translated from the coding sequence ATGGCGAGGGCGGTGGTCGCGCCGGCCCGGCTGCGGCCGCGGCACCCGCTGTTCCTGCAGGTCGCCCGGTACGTGATGGTCGGCGGCCTCGGCACGGGCGTCAACGCCGCGACCTTCCTCCTGCTGCGCACCGCGGGGTTGGACGCAGTGCCGGCGAGCCTCGTCTCACTGCTCGTGAGCACCGCCGTGAGCACGGAGGCGAACCGCCGGTTCACGTTCGGGGGTACGGCCGTGCACCCCTGGCGCGCCCGCGTGCAGATCGGCGGCACGGTGCTCTTCTACGCCTTCTACAGCTCCGCCGTCCTGCTGCTGCTCGGGTTGGTCGTCGACGCGCCGACACCGGTGGAGGAGACCGTGGCGCTCGCCGCGGCGAGCGTTCTCGGCGGCGTCGGCCGGTTCCTCGTGATGCGCTACTGGGTGTTCGGCACGGGCGAGGCCCCCGTCCAGCCGGTTGCCGCGAAACCTGGCACCGTGGACGCATGGGACGAACGAGCCTGA
- a CDS encoding glutathione S-transferase family protein has product MTATQSGTEAFEREPVALTERITSDGSSAWPVEPGRYRLVVARACPWANRSVIVRRLLGLEPVLSMGIAGPLHDERSWRFHNDPDNRDPVLGIEYLREAYEKAHPGFDGGVTVPTVVEVATGKAVTNNFQDLTLDLSTQWRAYHRDGAPDLYPEARRAEIDEINESVYDDVNNGVYKCGFAKGQGAYERAYRALFARLDALSERLETQRYLVGDTITEADIRLWVTLVRFDAAYHGHFKCNRQKLTEMPVLWAYARDLFQTPGFGDTIDFEQIKQHYYGVHAEINPTGIVPLGPDPRGWLTPHGREELGGRPFGDGTPPGPPPEGERVPPLA; this is encoded by the coding sequence ATGACTGCTACCCAGTCCGGAACCGAGGCCTTCGAGCGCGAACCCGTCGCGCTCACCGAACGGATCACCTCGGACGGATCGTCGGCGTGGCCCGTCGAGCCCGGCCGCTACCGCCTCGTCGTCGCTCGGGCGTGTCCGTGGGCGAACCGGAGCGTGATCGTCCGGCGGCTGCTCGGGCTCGAACCGGTGCTGTCGATGGGCATCGCGGGCCCGCTGCACGACGAGCGGAGCTGGCGGTTCCACAACGATCCCGACAACCGGGACCCGGTGCTCGGCATCGAGTACCTCCGCGAGGCCTACGAGAAGGCCCACCCCGGGTTCGACGGGGGCGTGACCGTCCCGACCGTCGTCGAGGTCGCCACCGGCAAGGCCGTGACCAACAACTTCCAGGACCTCACGCTCGACCTGTCCACCCAGTGGCGCGCGTACCACCGCGACGGCGCCCCCGACCTGTACCCCGAGGCGCGCCGGGCCGAGATCGACGAGATCAACGAGTCCGTCTACGACGACGTCAACAACGGCGTCTACAAGTGCGGGTTCGCCAAGGGGCAGGGAGCCTACGAACGCGCCTACCGCGCGCTGTTCGCCCGGCTCGACGCGCTGTCCGAGCGCCTGGAGACCCAGCGCTACCTGGTCGGGGACACGATCACCGAGGCCGACATCCGGCTGTGGGTCACGCTCGTCCGGTTCGACGCCGCCTACCACGGCCACTTCAAGTGCAACCGGCAGAAGCTCACCGAGATGCCGGTCCTGTGGGCCTACGCGCGCGACCTGTTCCAGACCCCCGGCTTCGGCGACACGATCGACTTCGAGCAGATCAAACAGCACTACTACGGCGTGCACGCCGAGATCAACCCGACCGGCATCGTCCCGCTCGGCCCCGATCCCCGCGGCTGGCTCACCCCCCACGGGCGGGAGGAGCTGGGCGGGCGGCCGTTCGGCGACGGCACCCCACCCGGCCCGCCGCCGGAGGGGGAGCGGGTGCCGCCGCTCGCCTGA
- a CDS encoding IclR family transcriptional regulator, which produces MTETVTGRVLRLLAAFTAERPELGLSELSRRANLPLTTAHRLVGELAEWGALERGTDGRYRVGLRLWEVGALAPRGLGLRESAMPFLEDLYEVTRQNVQLAVLDGSEVVFVERISGRGAVNVITRVGGRLPLHATGVGLVLLANADPELQEQVLATPLKRFTAKTMCDPDELRRVLAEVRRTGVAVSDGQIELIALSIAAPVHGPRGDVVAALSVVVPAEASDARAYIPVVRAAARGISRVLGAPEPRRGAERSGKPRSGTATP; this is translated from the coding sequence GTGACGGAAACGGTGACGGGACGCGTGCTCCGCCTGCTCGCGGCGTTCACGGCCGAGCGCCCCGAGCTCGGGCTCAGCGAGCTCTCGCGGCGCGCGAACCTGCCACTCACCACCGCCCACCGGCTCGTCGGCGAGCTCGCCGAATGGGGAGCCCTCGAACGGGGGACGGACGGGCGCTACCGGGTCGGGCTGCGGTTGTGGGAGGTCGGCGCGCTCGCGCCGCGCGGGCTGGGGCTGCGCGAGTCGGCCATGCCGTTCCTCGAGGACCTCTACGAGGTCACCCGGCAGAACGTCCAGCTCGCGGTCCTCGACGGCAGCGAGGTCGTGTTCGTCGAGCGGATCTCCGGCCGCGGCGCCGTCAACGTGATCACGCGCGTGGGCGGCCGGCTGCCGCTGCACGCCACCGGCGTCGGCCTCGTCCTGCTCGCCAACGCCGACCCGGAGCTGCAGGAGCAGGTGCTCGCCACTCCCCTGAAGCGCTTCACCGCGAAGACGATGTGCGATCCCGACGAGCTGCGCCGCGTGCTCGCCGAGGTCCGCCGCACCGGCGTGGCCGTGAGCGACGGCCAGATCGAGCTGATCGCGCTCTCGATCGCGGCGCCGGTGCACGGCCCGCGCGGCGATGTCGTGGCCGCGCTCTCGGTCGTGGTCCCCGCGGAGGCCTCGGACGCCCGCGCCTACATCCCGGTGGTGCGAGCGGCGGCCCGCGGCATCTCCCGGGTGTTGGGGGCGCCGGAGCCGCGGCGAGGTGCCGAAAGGTCAGGAAAGCCACGTTCAGGAACCGCAACGCCCTGA
- a CDS encoding VC0807 family protein gives MTQTTDRSPAPAAPRWSMFLGLFWDIGLSLVAYYGLRAMGASPYVALLGGTVTAGLRIAYVWLRTRRFDGFAAFMLVEFGVGLGFALLTGDARFLVAKESFSTAIAGLIFLASCGFGRPMIWHAAARFQPAARAELERRWQAVPEFRHAFRMLTIGWGAGLLAEAVARVVVAYTLPVDAAAGLSQLLRFGTMGLLVLWTLAAVKRHRAGRS, from the coding sequence ATGACGCAGACGACGGACCGCTCCCCCGCCCCGGCCGCCCCTCGGTGGTCGATGTTCCTCGGCCTCTTCTGGGACATCGGGCTCAGTCTGGTGGCGTACTACGGCCTGCGGGCCATGGGCGCGTCGCCGTACGTCGCGCTGCTCGGGGGCACCGTGACGGCGGGCCTGCGGATCGCCTACGTGTGGCTGCGCACCCGCCGCTTCGACGGGTTCGCCGCGTTCATGCTGGTCGAGTTCGGGGTGGGGCTCGGGTTCGCGCTGCTCACCGGGGACGCCCGCTTCCTGGTGGCGAAGGAGTCGTTCAGCACCGCGATCGCCGGGCTGATCTTCCTCGCGAGCTGCGGGTTCGGCCGCCCGATGATCTGGCACGCCGCGGCGCGGTTCCAGCCGGCAGCCCGGGCCGAGCTGGAGCGCCGTTGGCAGGCGGTTCCGGAGTTCCGGCACGCATTCCGCATGCTGACGATCGGGTGGGGCGCCGGGCTGCTGGCCGAGGCGGTGGCCAGGGTGGTGGTCGCGTACACGCTGCCGGTGGATGCCGCCGCCGGGCTGTCGCAGCTGCTCCGCTTCGGCACGATGGGGTTGCTGGTGCTGTGGACGCTCGCCGCGGTGAAGCGCCACCGCGCGGGGCGATCGTAA
- a CDS encoding acetamidase/formamidase family protein, translating into MDVLEFRPQPDQYAWTFGGVAPTHRITPGTVLKLWTEDAFSGRLQRTTDKPSQVLNMAEVNPQTGPFYVEGAEPGDTLALHIVDLTPARDWAASSTIPFFGALTGTDRTALLNDPLPEQTWIYELDRARGVLRFEAQRSSLSLELPIAPMLGTVGVAPPGREVRSSLVPDTFGGNMDTPEMRAGTTCFLGVNVEGAMFSVGDGHYRQGEGESCGTAVEGAMDVTLIVELVKGHAPAWPRLEHDEDYVVVGSARPLEDAWRASQVGMIAWLGELYGLDRLDAYQLLTQIARSPLANVCDTNYSAVTKIEKSLLPTAAAFGGMHRHLREQAAALT; encoded by the coding sequence GTGGACGTCCTGGAGTTCCGGCCGCAGCCCGACCAGTACGCGTGGACGTTCGGCGGCGTCGCGCCGACCCACCGGATCACGCCGGGCACGGTGCTGAAGCTCTGGACCGAGGACGCCTTCTCCGGACGGCTGCAGCGCACCACCGACAAGCCGTCGCAGGTGCTGAACATGGCCGAGGTGAACCCGCAGACCGGCCCGTTCTACGTGGAGGGCGCCGAGCCGGGCGACACGCTCGCCCTGCACATCGTCGACCTCACTCCGGCCCGGGACTGGGCCGCGTCCAGCACGATCCCGTTCTTCGGGGCGCTCACCGGCACCGACCGCACCGCCCTGCTGAACGACCCGCTCCCCGAGCAGACCTGGATCTACGAGCTGGACCGCGCCCGCGGCGTCCTCCGCTTCGAGGCGCAGCGCAGCTCGCTCAGCCTGGAGCTGCCGATCGCGCCGATGCTGGGCACGGTCGGCGTGGCGCCACCCGGCCGCGAGGTGCGGTCGAGCCTCGTGCCCGACACCTTCGGCGGCAACATGGACACCCCCGAGATGCGCGCCGGCACCACCTGCTTCCTGGGCGTGAACGTCGAGGGCGCCATGTTCTCGGTGGGCGACGGGCACTACCGCCAGGGTGAGGGCGAGAGCTGCGGCACCGCGGTCGAGGGCGCGATGGACGTCACGCTGATCGTGGAGCTGGTCAAGGGGCACGCCCCGGCGTGGCCGAGGCTGGAGCACGACGAGGACTACGTGGTCGTCGGGTCGGCCCGCCCCCTGGAGGACGCGTGGCGGGCCAGCCAGGTCGGCATGATCGCCTGGCTCGGCGAGCTGTACGGGCTCGACCGGCTGGACGCCTACCAGCTGCTCACCCAGATCGCCCGCTCACCGCTCGCCAACGTCTGCGACACGAACTACAGCGCGGTCACGAAGATCGAGAAGTCGCTCCTGCCCACCGCCGCCGCGTTCGGTGGCATGCACCGCCACCTGCGCGAGCAGGCCGCCGCCCTGACCTGA
- a CDS encoding SDR family NAD(P)-dependent oxidoreductase, producing MDLQLAGKTALVTGGTKGIGRAIVESLAAEGVRVAFCARTDADVKAAEEALRAAGHEVAGTVLDVTDGPGLAGWVEATAERFGGIDIAVANVSAIVAGQDEESWRKEFEVDLMHTVRLVNAALPHLERSDDGCVVAVSSVSGREVDFFAGSYGGMKAALVHYMAGLAYQKAGKVRANTVSPGNVYFEGGVWQNIERNDPEFFAKALALNPTGRMCTDDEVAYAVMMLASPRASFISGTNLVVDGALTRGVQL from the coding sequence GTGGATCTGCAACTCGCCGGCAAGACCGCCCTCGTGACCGGCGGCACGAAGGGGATCGGGCGCGCGATCGTCGAGTCCCTCGCGGCCGAAGGGGTCCGGGTCGCGTTCTGCGCCCGCACCGACGCGGACGTGAAGGCCGCGGAGGAGGCACTTCGGGCGGCGGGTCACGAGGTCGCGGGCACCGTGCTCGACGTCACCGACGGCCCAGGGCTCGCCGGCTGGGTGGAGGCCACGGCGGAACGCTTCGGCGGCATCGACATCGCGGTCGCCAACGTGAGCGCCATCGTGGCGGGTCAGGACGAGGAGAGCTGGCGGAAGGAGTTCGAGGTCGACCTCATGCACACGGTCCGGCTGGTCAACGCGGCGCTTCCGCACCTGGAACGCAGCGACGACGGCTGTGTGGTCGCCGTGTCCAGCGTGTCGGGGCGGGAGGTCGACTTCTTCGCCGGCTCGTACGGCGGGATGAAGGCGGCGCTCGTCCACTACATGGCCGGCCTGGCCTACCAGAAGGCGGGCAAGGTCCGGGCCAACACCGTCTCGCCCGGCAACGTCTACTTCGAAGGCGGCGTCTGGCAGAACATCGAGCGCAACGACCCGGAGTTCTTCGCGAAGGCGCTGGCGCTCAACCCGACGGGGCGCATGTGCACGGACGACGAGGTCGCCTACGCCGTCATGATGCTCGCCAGCCCACGGGCGTCGTTCATCTCCGGCACCAACCTCGTCGTCGACGGCGCACTGACAAGAGGAGTGCAGTTGTAG
- a CDS encoding response regulator transcription factor produces MIRVLLADDQALVRGALAAMLALEPDIEVVAEVGDGGEVVEAARRTVPDVALLDVQMPGTDGLTAAAQLHTALPSCRIVMCTTFGRPGYFARAMAAGAAGFVVKDSPPEQLVEAIRRVHAGLRVVDPGLAAESLARGVSPFTERERDVLRAARDGASVADIARAVHLSGGTVRNHLSSVIGKTGAANRAEAARIAEENGWL; encoded by the coding sequence ATGATCCGGGTGCTCCTGGCCGACGACCAGGCGCTCGTCCGCGGCGCCCTGGCCGCGATGCTGGCCCTCGAGCCGGACATCGAGGTGGTCGCCGAGGTCGGCGACGGGGGCGAGGTCGTCGAGGCGGCCCGCCGCACCGTTCCCGACGTCGCGCTGCTGGACGTCCAGATGCCCGGCACCGACGGGCTGACCGCGGCGGCGCAGCTGCACACCGCGCTCCCGTCCTGCCGCATCGTCATGTGCACGACGTTCGGCCGGCCGGGCTACTTCGCCCGGGCCATGGCCGCAGGCGCCGCGGGCTTCGTCGTGAAGGACTCACCGCCGGAGCAGCTGGTGGAGGCGATCCGCAGGGTGCACGCCGGGCTGCGCGTCGTGGACCCCGGATTGGCCGCGGAGTCCCTGGCCCGCGGAGTCAGCCCGTTCACCGAGCGGGAGCGCGACGTGCTGCGCGCGGCCCGCGACGGCGCGAGCGTGGCCGACATCGCCCGCGCCGTGCACCTGTCGGGCGGCACGGTCCGCAACCACCTGTCCTCGGTGATCGGCAAGACGGGCGCCGCCAACCGCGCCGAGGCCGCCCGCATCGCGGAGGAGAACGGGTGGCTGTGA
- the pcaH gene encoding protocatechuate 3,4-dioxygenase subunit beta: protein MTLAQPAGYRPPPPGTHPPLDHPGYKSTGLRAPSQAPIVLPNRLTEVTGPLLTAGHDDLIGPSDHDLTTQHAGEPIGQRIVVFGRVLDSDGRPVPDTLVEVWQANASGRYPHKNDNWAGALDPNFTGGGRVLTNNKGEYSFTTIKPGAYPWGNHHNAWRPAHIHFSLFGRAFTQRLVTQMYFPDDPLFDQDPIFNSVPDPKARRRMISTFDLEATRPEWALAYRWDIVLRGREQTPFEEPHE, encoded by the coding sequence ATGACGCTCGCCCAGCCCGCCGGCTACCGCCCGCCCCCGCCGGGGACGCATCCGCCGCTCGACCACCCCGGCTACAAGAGCACCGGCCTACGGGCGCCGTCGCAGGCGCCGATCGTGTTGCCGAACCGGCTCACCGAGGTCACCGGGCCGCTGCTGACCGCGGGGCACGACGACCTGATCGGCCCCAGCGACCACGACCTCACCACCCAGCACGCAGGTGAGCCGATCGGCCAGCGGATCGTCGTGTTCGGCCGCGTCCTCGACAGCGACGGCCGGCCTGTGCCCGACACGCTCGTCGAGGTGTGGCAGGCCAACGCGTCCGGCCGCTACCCGCACAAGAACGACAACTGGGCCGGCGCCCTCGACCCGAACTTCACGGGCGGCGGGCGGGTGCTCACCAACAATAAGGGCGAGTACTCGTTCACCACGATCAAGCCCGGCGCCTATCCGTGGGGCAACCACCACAACGCGTGGCGCCCGGCGCACATCCACTTCTCGCTGTTCGGCCGCGCGTTCACCCAGCGGCTCGTCACGCAGATGTACTTCCCGGACGACCCGCTGTTCGACCAGGACCCGATCTTCAACTCGGTCCCGGACCCGAAGGCCCGCCGGCGCATGATCTCGACGTTCGACCTCGAGGCCACCCGGCCGGAGTGGGCGCTCGCCTACCGCTGGGACATCGTGCTGCGCGGCCGCGAGCAGACCCCGTTCGAGGAGCCCCATGAGTGA
- a CDS encoding 4-hydroxybenzoate 3-monooxygenase: MRTQVGIVGAGPAGLLLSHLLARAGVDSVVLEARSREYVQQRVRAGVLEHPTVELLREVGLGERLDREGMPHEGVSLRFEGEDHRIDFTDLVGRGITVYGQQEVVKDLIARRLADGGDLRFEVSDVTLDGLADSPVIGFTDADGQRQELRCDVIAGCDGFHGISRGSFAPEVFDREYPYAWLGILAKAAPTQHELAYANHANGFALYSMRSPEVTRLYLQVPPDTDLADWPDNRIWDELGIRLAAEGFTLNEGPVLEKGVTGMRSFVAEPMRHGRLFLAGDAAHIVPPTGAKGMNLAIADVRVLAEALTPYFARGDESGLDAYSDTCLRRVWRAEHFSWWMTSMLHNAPDGDPFTRRLQLSQLHYTVTSRAAATSLAENYTGLPH, encoded by the coding sequence ATGCGTACGCAGGTCGGCATCGTAGGAGCGGGACCGGCAGGCCTGTTGCTCTCCCATCTGCTCGCGCGCGCAGGCGTCGACTCCGTGGTGCTCGAGGCGCGCAGCCGCGAGTACGTGCAGCAGCGGGTGCGGGCCGGCGTGCTGGAGCACCCCACCGTCGAGCTGCTGCGCGAGGTCGGGCTCGGCGAGCGGCTCGACCGCGAGGGCATGCCGCACGAGGGCGTCTCGCTGCGGTTCGAGGGCGAGGACCACCGCATCGACTTCACCGACCTCGTCGGTCGCGGGATCACCGTGTACGGGCAGCAGGAGGTGGTGAAGGACCTGATCGCCAGGCGCCTCGCCGACGGCGGCGACCTGCGCTTCGAGGTCTCCGACGTCACCCTCGACGGGCTCGCCGATTCCCCGGTGATCGGGTTCACCGACGCTGACGGGCAGCGCCAGGAGCTGCGCTGCGACGTCATCGCCGGGTGCGACGGCTTCCACGGGATCAGCCGCGGCTCCTTCGCCCCCGAGGTGTTCGACCGCGAGTACCCCTACGCCTGGCTCGGGATCCTCGCCAAGGCCGCCCCCACCCAGCACGAGCTCGCGTACGCCAACCACGCCAACGGCTTCGCGCTCTACTCCATGCGCAGCCCCGAGGTCACCCGGCTCTACCTGCAGGTCCCGCCGGACACCGACCTCGCCGACTGGCCGGACAACCGGATCTGGGACGAGCTGGGCATCCGCCTGGCCGCCGAGGGGTTCACGCTCAACGAGGGCCCGGTCCTGGAGAAGGGCGTCACGGGGATGCGCAGCTTCGTGGCCGAGCCCATGCGGCACGGGCGGCTCTTCCTCGCGGGCGACGCCGCGCACATCGTGCCGCCCACCGGGGCGAAGGGCATGAACCTGGCCATCGCCGACGTGCGGGTGCTGGCCGAGGCCCTCACCCCGTACTTCGCCCGCGGCGACGAGTCCGGCCTCGACGCCTACTCCGACACGTGCCTGCGCCGCGTCTGGCGCGCAGAGCACTTCTCGTGGTGGATGACGTCGATGCTGCACAACGCGCCGGACGGGGACCCGTTCACCCGCCGCCTCCAGCTCTCGCAGCTGCACTACACCGTGACGTCGAGAGCCGCGGCCACCAGCCTCGCCGAGAACTACACCGGCCTACCTCACTGA
- a CDS encoding nuclear transport factor 2 family protein: protein MSDETDAWPAADAELEAVEDEWARAIVSNDVARIAGFMADDWVMVSESGVTTREQFLAVVESGALTHSAMDRVGDARVRTYGDTALLTARITNTAHYEGRRFDADEWVTDVFVRRGDRWLCVLSQITAVAGA, encoded by the coding sequence ATGTCCGACGAGACCGATGCGTGGCCTGCGGCCGATGCGGAGCTGGAGGCCGTCGAGGACGAGTGGGCACGAGCGATCGTCTCGAACGACGTCGCGCGGATCGCCGGCTTCATGGCGGACGACTGGGTGATGGTCTCCGAGTCCGGCGTGACGACCAGGGAGCAGTTCCTGGCCGTGGTGGAGTCCGGGGCGTTGACCCACTCGGCCATGGACCGCGTCGGCGACGCCCGGGTGCGGACCTACGGCGACACGGCGCTCCTCACCGCGCGCATCACGAACACAGCGCACTACGAAGGCAGGCGGTTCGACGCCGACGAGTGGGTGACGGACGTCTTCGTGCGCCGCGGGGACCGTTGGCTCTGCGTGCTGAGCCAGATCACCGCCGTCGCCGGCGCCTGA